The Gammaproteobacteria bacterium genome has a segment encoding these proteins:
- a CDS encoding 4-hydroxy-tetrahydrodipicolinate reductase, with protein MPLRIAVLGAGGRMGQAVLAAIADSDDAMLAGALVRPGSQHVGQPASADVAYTDQPVGALDSAEIVIDFTLPEAFNSNISACLEARCPLVVGTTGLSSAQSNRLREIGRELPVVWSPNMSVGVNLCFRLAQLAAGTLSTDYDAEILDVHHRYKRDIPSGTALQFGEQIAGARSQKLDDVMEFRTPGKHRQRHRGAVGMSAIRAGAEPGSHTVSFISESETVEIRHRAAHRGAYADGALRAARWLAGRPVGLYSMADVLGFPA; from the coding sequence ATGCCTTTGAGAATTGCCGTGCTCGGCGCCGGTGGTCGCATGGGACAGGCGGTGTTGGCGGCAATCGCCGACAGCGACGATGCGATGCTGGCCGGCGCCCTGGTGCGTCCGGGCAGCCAGCACGTCGGTCAGCCCGCATCGGCGGATGTCGCCTATACCGACCAGCCGGTTGGCGCTCTCGATAGCGCCGAAATCGTAATCGACTTTACGCTGCCCGAGGCGTTCAACAGCAACATCAGTGCGTGTCTCGAGGCGCGTTGCCCACTGGTCGTCGGTACCACCGGCTTGTCGAGTGCACAAAGCAACCGGTTACGCGAGATCGGTCGCGAATTGCCCGTGGTGTGGTCGCCGAATATGAGCGTCGGGGTAAACCTTTGCTTTCGTCTCGCGCAGCTGGCAGCGGGTACGCTGTCGACTGACTACGATGCTGAAATTCTCGACGTGCACCATCGTTACAAGCGAGACATACCATCGGGAACGGCGTTACAGTTCGGCGAGCAGATTGCCGGAGCCAGGTCGCAGAAGCTTGACGATGTGATGGAATTTCGCACGCCGGGCAAGCATCGCCAGCGCCACCGCGGTGCTGTCGGTATGTCGGCGATCCGCGCCGGCGCCGAGCCGGGCAGTCACACTGTCTCGTTTATTTCAGAAAGCGAGACGGTCGAGATCCGGCACCGCGCCGCCCACCGGGGAGCCTATGCCGATGGCGCGCTGCGCGCGGCACGGTGGCTGGCCGGTCGGCCGGTCGGGCTTTACTCGATGGCCGATGTGCTTGGCTTTCCGGCGTAA
- the carA gene encoding glutamine-hydrolyzing carbamoyl-phosphate synthase small subunit: MSKAAILALADGSIFRGQAIGAAGTAVGEVVFNTAMTGYQEILTDPSYARQLVTLTYPHIGNTGVTAEDDESGSVHAGGLIIRDLPLRHSNWRSEGDLAQYLEANGIVAIAGIDTRRLTRIIREHGAQGGCIATGEISADTAVAQAREFPGLEGMDLAQVVSCSSAYEWDQPPWQETAPAVRFHVVAYDFGVKRNILRLLVASGCRVTVVPANTPAAEVRSLSPDGVFLSNGPGDPQPCEYAIEAIREILAVGTPVFGICLGHQLLALASGARTVKMKFGHHGANHPVQDLDTGKVHITSQNHGFAVDESSLPQCLRATHRSLFDNSLQGIERNDCPAFGFQGHPEASPGPHDIGELFMRFRQLMAAGRPPQTMQG; this comes from the coding sequence TTGAGCAAAGCGGCAATTCTTGCTCTGGCGGACGGGAGTATTTTCCGGGGTCAGGCCATTGGCGCAGCCGGCACGGCGGTCGGGGAAGTCGTTTTCAATACGGCGATGACCGGTTACCAGGAAATTCTTACCGACCCGTCCTACGCGCGCCAGCTGGTTACATTGACCTATCCGCACATCGGCAATACCGGCGTCACCGCCGAGGACGACGAGTCCGGGTCCGTGCATGCGGGCGGCCTGATCATTCGAGACCTGCCGTTGCGGCATTCAAACTGGCGATCCGAAGGTGACCTGGCACAGTACCTGGAAGCCAATGGCATTGTGGCCATCGCCGGCATCGATACGCGGCGGCTGACACGGATCATTCGTGAGCACGGTGCGCAGGGTGGCTGCATCGCCACCGGCGAGATATCGGCCGACACCGCCGTCGCACAGGCACGCGAATTTCCCGGGCTCGAGGGCATGGACCTGGCACAGGTGGTGTCATGTTCCAGTGCTTACGAGTGGGACCAGCCACCGTGGCAGGAGACCGCGCCGGCAGTCCGGTTTCATGTGGTCGCTTACGATTTTGGCGTCAAGCGAAATATCCTGCGCCTGCTTGTTGCCTCTGGCTGCCGGGTGACGGTCGTTCCTGCCAATACGCCGGCCGCGGAAGTTCGCTCGCTGAGTCCGGATGGTGTGTTTCTGTCGAACGGCCCGGGCGATCCGCAACCTTGCGAGTACGCTATCGAGGCCATTCGCGAAATCCTCGCCGTCGGCACGCCCGTATTCGGTATTTGCCTGGGGCACCAGCTGCTGGCGCTGGCCAGCGGCGCGCGTACCGTCAAGATGAAGTTCGGTCACCACGGCGCCAATCATCCGGTGCAGGACCTTGATACCGGCAAGGTACACATCACCAGCCAGAATCATGGCTTCGCCGTCGACGAGTCGAGTCTCCCCCAGTGTCTGCGGGCGACGCATCGTTCGTTGTTTGATAACAGCCTGCAGGGAATAGAACGCAACGATTGCCCGGCCTTTGGTTTCCAGGGGCATCCGGAAGCCAGCCCCGGGCCCCATGATATTGGTGAACTGTTCATGCGGTTCCGCCAGTTGATGGCCGCTGGGCGGCCACCACAAACCATGCAGGGTTAA